Proteins from a genomic interval of Rosa chinensis cultivar Old Blush chromosome 2, RchiOBHm-V2, whole genome shotgun sequence:
- the LOC121051362 gene encoding uncharacterized protein LOC121051362 produces MAWCRRHCKTMLEGFATRKAAAAASNWKNETNKISMFSQFIRRNSSTLATLKAEEKKKKGIMEEESLKYKSLYLCFEEYTNDNAHVIQSIRLSHLLAPPVHGSDDLKLQRVAYRCGPDTVVPLHMSTGVVGSKIILFGDPSIDPNPELQPSQVFKISIPEPVLVEVDDKLYRFGGRCDCESFEVFEPIQDAWLPLDVPPRKYPHGFTHAIAGTKILLWGRNQAGVYMFDATHPEKGWTELDPCLGSYIPSIDGYDQLFVKLKFHHHGDSEGFLMFSINLEQPHTILAFHMSCTCDSLKPMEPLQLPEWLPKFHRPSRCLFFHLGGQKVGLVFSRDSLREDTLRDYFYDHYDFPSDYDDDHYDFPSDYDDDDNEDNEDDDKDNKDDGHNNDNHDVSDNVNYDALEDNDNVRVLVIIFEYEIAEESMDIKYKLLCTRCLEYSSKNPEEESWNGTSQLIGAYVM; encoded by the exons ATGGCGTGGTGTAGGCGGCACTGCAAAACAATGTTGGAAGGTTTTGCAACCAGAAAAGCAGCGGCTGCGGCAAGCAACTGGAAGAATGAGACGAATAAAATTAGCATGTTTTCACAATTCATAAGAAGAAATTCTTCTACTTTAGCAACACTTAAGGCagaggagaaaaagaagaaaggaatcatGGAAGAAGAAAGCTTGAAGTATAAGTCACTCTATTTATGTTTCGAGGAGTACACTAACGACAATGCTCATGTTATTCAATCCATCAGATTAAGCCATCTGTTGGCACCACCAGTACATGGCAGCGATGATCTGAAATTACAAAGAGTTGCTTATAGATGTGGACCGGATACTGTTGTTCCCCTACATATGAGTACTGGCGTCGTCGGCTCCAAAATTATTCTCTTTGGTG ATCCAAGCATAGATCCAAACCCGGAATTGCAGCCTTCCCAAGTTTTTAAGATTAGTATACCTGAACCTGTTCTAGTAGAGGTGGACGACAAACTTTATCGTTTCGGTGGTCGATGTGACTGTGAGTCATTTGAGGTTTTTGAACCAATACAGGATGCCTGGTTGCCTCTGGATGTGCCTCCTCGAAAGTATCCCCACGGCTTCACTCATGCAATTGCAGGCACCAAAATCCTACTCTGGGGTAGAAATCAGGCTGGAGTATACATGTTTGACGCGACCCATCCGGAAAAAGGATGGACAGAATTGGACCCTTGTTTGGGAAGCTATATTCCTTCTATTGATGGTTATGATCAACTATTTGTCAAGTTGAAGTTTCACCATCATGGTGATAGTGAGGGTTTCCTAATGTTCTCCATTAATTTGGAACAACCTCATACAATACTAGCCTTCCACATGTCTTGTACATGTGATTCCTTAAAACCTATGGAACCTCTGCAGCTGCCAGAATGGCTTCCAAAATTTCATAGACCAAGTCGATGTCTGTTTTTTCACCTCGGAGGGCAAAAAGTCGGCCTTGTTTTCTCCCGTGATTCATTACGTGAGGATACATTACGTGATTACTTTTATGATCATTATGATTTCCCTTCTGATTATGATGACGATCATTATGATTTCCCTTCCGATTATGACGACGACGATAATGAAGACAACGAAGATGATGATAAAGACAACAAAGACGATGGCCATAATAATGATAATCACGACGTCTCTGATAATGTTAATTATGATGCCCTTGAGGATAATGACAATGTGAGAGTTCTTGTCATAATCTTTGAATACGAAATTGCTGAGGAATCCATGGACATCAAATACAAGTTGCTTTGTACTCGCTGCCTTGAATACTCTTCCAAGAATCCTGAAGAAGAATCTTGGAACGGTACTTCACAACTAATAGGTGCCTATGTGATGTAA